Below is a genomic region from Apostichopus japonicus isolate 1M-3 chromosome 7, ASM3797524v1, whole genome shotgun sequence.
cattttggagagaaaataactgtagcttcgtactttttggtgaaatttgactcttcctgtagattttcatggtgaaatcgtgtatatatttcttagggtgtccgaactttcgcagtatgccgaacttcgcaatactgactatactataatcttgaaacggcttcagttatctttctacataaatctacagaggtaaaaagcaccgTGACAGCACTCAAGCTCATTCTCACACAAAacctttccctgtggtttctatccgtaaataacaccaaaaccctgcaaccacgtaacatgcgatttccctcaaatcatttttgcgcagaaaaccaataaccgcttttactccactccgttaatcattctatctcttctcaacaccgtccttcgttgtcattcgttgtcattcgttgtcattcgctgtcattcgctgtcattcgcaaatgataattaaccctgtacaaagtcaattgtcattcgttcatttgctgtcattcgttttagtttgtccctacTAGAAGGCTAAAGTGACCATACTTTTCTTCACCAAATTTGGGGACATGTTACTTAATTATTTACGTTCACACCACCTATCTAGTCCATATGTTGACAACAATTGTTTGTGTGTAATTTTGTAAAAGTACTAAGTACTAAGAGGGCCTGAGGttacgatcctagcaggatctcctTCAGAGGCAAAGGCAGTCCTCTTCAGAAGAACCTGCTCGGATCAAAACATCAGACCCTCATACTTTTACACACgtattctcttacacaggctcttaagtggataagcagtttgccaacAGTTTTGTTCTACTGTAGGCCTTTGTTGATTTAACAATTGCTTGTGTCATGTGACCCAAAATTTGTTCACGGAAATGTTGGTGTTTTGCAGGATCTCTGTCTgcagatatttgaaaatttagCTACAATTATTATTGGCCAAAAGATGGTGTTctgttcaccaaacctacatCCTACAGTATACTTATTGGTCATCGTGTGTTACTTtgcacgatttttttttttcataccacCCAAACTTGCTTTGTGGAAAACCTAAAGGtgagaaagagaaataaaagatCCTCAAAAAAAATTGCCCTTGTTTACTGTTTCAACCTTTTTTGacaacaatattttcttttccatctCATGTTTTAGGGTGCCAATAGCTATGGCCAATTATCTTTGGGTGATACAGAGGACAGGACTCTTCCTGTAAGGTCAACCAGTCATGTGTCAGAGGTCAAGCAGATATCTGGTGGAGGTGGTCACACAGTTGTGCTTACTTGTAAGTGACACCTACCATAGTTTCCTTCTGTTTTCTAACAGCTCGGATGCTGGATGTGTTCCATTAGTTGAGGCCTTGTAAAGATATTTCTTAGCAATCAAGTCTTGTTTGGACCTAAACATTTTTAGTCAAGAAAGTATTTATATAGTGATTTAAGGACCTAGATAAGTACTTTCAACTATCATAATATGTTATAGTACTGCCCTTGCCCCTAAAAGCCATCAAAGAATATGCAGGCTGGTCTGAACCTAAACACTTTACTGCAGCAAATTATTCCATAGTCCTGTCAAATATTGACAAGTTTTTCCAGCAAAGAACATGTAGTTGTTGTTGCATACTTTGAGCCATCACAGTGTGTAAAGTCCTGAATTTGTGGACCTAGACAATTTTAACCATGGATGTTTGTACTTTGTATAGTCCTGATTGAATGCAGATGCCCTATAAATCGGATGCTGGATGGTTCCATTAGTTGAGGCGTTGTAAAGATATTTCTTGGCAATCAAAGTATGAATAGTCTTGTTTGGACCTAAACATTTTTAGTCATGAAAGTATAAATCATTTAGGGACCTAGATACTTTCATGCATACTTTAAGCCATCACAGTGTGTAAGGTCCTGAATTTGTGGCCCTAGACACCATGGATGTTTGTATAGTCCTGTTTGAATGCAGATGCCCTATAAATCCATCAAAATATTAGGCCTCAAAATTTGGGATATTTACTGGCTTATTGCCAGTGGAATTTGCTGTTTGCGAATAGAAAACTAAGTCACTGGAATTTTTCTGCAAGAGGACATTATAAGAACAGCATGATTACAGGCGTTTACTAATCTTAAGTCCATTCATTGGCATGATTTCCATACCTAATGTAAGCCCTGTATTGCTACttattattgtaaatattcTCAGGCTGCTCCCATAAGACTGTACAGTAACTTACGTGTGCTGTAATCAAGGAAAATGCCAGTGAGTGAGCCAATCGGTAATAATTCCTAACATGCGAAAGCTATGAAATTCTAGGCctatacaacatatatatgaTGATGGATTCTTATGACTATCCTAAGTATTACCAACTGAATAAACCATTCttacacaatttttttaacaattacttTTGCTTATGAAACTTATTGATCTACTTTCAATTATGTCTTTGATTACAGGTAACGGTGAGTGTTTTCTCTGCGGAAATAACAACAAAGGACAGCTCGGTATGATTCTGGATGAGAGCCTCTGCCTTAAACAGCTCTCTCTACCCACCACTGTTATGAAAGTGTCCTGTGGGTGGGAACACACCCTGGCTTTAACAAACAATGGGGATGTTTTTGCCTGGGGTTCAAACAGTCATGGACAAGCTGGCCTTGAGGTAGACTCCAGTAGCCCAGTGAAAGTTGAAGGATTTAACGGTCACCCTGTGAGGGATGTTGCTGCTGGTATACGACACAGTCTAGCTGTCACTGATGACGGCAACGTCTGGACCTGGGGTTGCGGAAAGAGAGGTCAGCTGGGATGGCTGGAAAATTTGCAGAGCGGACAGAGGTGGTCTCATAAGCCGAGGACTGGTGAGTATTTGCTTTCATTTCTAAATTCATGCCATGAACTTGTCCATTAGCTTTAGGTTGCATCCGAAAACCAGCTGTTTTACTGAATGTCAGGTTTTTTCCAGTTTTCCAATTGGTTAACTGAGTGATCAGTTAActgagtgatcagtcccatcttttcgcactatagttgagctgcctattcgTCTATTATGCTACTCttcacacagctagtagccaaatcactatcagatcaaggcagacatggcaagttgtgaacaaatcaactcttccaaactAACCAGTCTATTTGCAGAAGAGGTAAAGTTTCAGTAGTTGAGGTCAAGACAGCTGAAATATGCAACCCATGGTTAATGGACTAATTCTTGTCATGGTAatcatttttctctttaaaagATAAGTGTTCACAGTTGGTCCAACAGATATCAACTCTGTAAATAACTAAGAATAGCTTTTACCACTTCATGTATTTCTGGATCAAAATTATATGTTAAACAACTGATCTTGAATTTTACACCATAATTGTAGAAACttcatatcataaatattttcatcaCATTGATCAACAAAGATCCTTTAGTCTGCATGTAGACATTGCTCTCTGTAACATGACAGTCTTAACACAATATACAGTGACttcaaaatgtttgcaaattGCAATACATAAGATAGCAACATAGGCTTTGCAACGTGCTCACAATGTGAAACTGGGTACCACAACCACTTTAATAGAAAAAAATGTGGTTGTCTACACTATAAATCAGCTTGTAATCAAAATCTTTAAATTTTCTTACAGTTTCTGAAGAAATGAAGTGCAGATCTGTAGCAGCTGGAGCTTATCACAGTTTAGCGATTACTGGTAAGTACTGGAGTCAACAGAAACCAGAGCTAGTAATGAGACAGTCGGTATTATTCCACTTTGATCTTGCATGCACCATCGAGTTTGCCGGTTCACGTACTGATCCCACATCATGCTACAGTCTTTGTTCAAAGTTCCAGTTCACCTTGTGTAACAAATGTATGTGGCCAGTCACAGGGGGTAATATCTGTCGCTATACGTCAGAGTTTATAAGAAGCAGAATAATTCGACCAACAAGCAAgattttattgaaaacaaattgaacCAACACACGCAAGACACACCATTTAAACAAATTACGCACAATACACATCCCAGGCAACACGCACTAACGAGGCAcgcataaaataataacaatattgttACATTTTAGTCAATCAAGAACAAAGCTGTCCCTTTTTCTAAAACTGAATAGTAATCTTACTAattaaaaattcaaatcaaaataaagtCAAT
It encodes:
- the LOC139969591 gene encoding secretion-regulating guanine nucleotide exchange factor-like, which codes for MMGRKMSASRGTEWPVIFSWGANSYGQLSLGDTEDRTLPVRSTSHVSEVKQISGGGGHTVVLTCNGECFLCGNNNKGQLGMILDESLCLKQLSLPTTVMKVSCGWEHTLALTNNGDVFAWGSNSHGQAGLEVDSSSPVKVEGFNGHPVRDVAAGIRHSLAVTDDGNVWTWGCGKRGQLGWLENLQSGQRWSHKPRTVSEEMKCRSVAAGAYHSLAITVHNRLFGWGDNKRGQLAIEPDKTAGTLMFSKPREISWNSGKSTEVISCVASGWTHVLILLDGGDVYSWGRNVYCQLGRPSECDQTDGSRRRDMCWKPAKVPHLPKIDHIACGSEHNIVLTANGEVYCWGWNEHGMCADGTEEDVQVPKQVATLDKFKTHVIGSGAGHCMVACS